A portion of the Lolium rigidum isolate FL_2022 chromosome 1, APGP_CSIRO_Lrig_0.1, whole genome shotgun sequence genome contains these proteins:
- the LOC124671761 gene encoding uncharacterized protein LOC124671761 isoform X2, giving the protein MATELVPVVDLRALSQPDLDALAAASAHAVAPGTCPDAGPLPPLNIDRAVFNESAGSRKQTFSRHRLATASSSSAALPTSPAPSAGNDPENHLIAHHLRRLFARDAPARPPSSSAPPPPQTLAVREPSPPPPPRSPSPDPDRETRNSKGVSVDLVRLAGLEDPYGEELQRRTAGLMSEHELMGFITGLEGKWASQRHRRKFVDAAFFGDHLPSGWNLLLGLKRKHNQVWVHCLQYVSPRGHQFGTCREVSVHLMSLLGYPEAITLPIQHNSPKHLRDDDGHDDRHDDGHDDGHEDAHDDQQVHSSVDNQNALPVTAVNISSHSGNSNDDKEDGNRNPANTNQNALPVTAVNFSSHSGNSNDDKEDGNRNPANTYQCEKCNLTLHDQSAYDQHQLLFHKKRRGKRRKRSSKYGEPIVGKDGKFECPVCHKNFEEQSRYFGHVGAHARYEGLTPEAFLDKILSGKAVNYPVGELQFTLQDLSESTEPNVKTPSEAASLHQNYSKEQGLDRSKVKELFGINCSDSFNKPNEALCRPEEVTPVTDARSACKYGNDMMDYAAVTIPKVAPQSNDQLNGGINGFAVFGNQAGSYHAFRPTTFASANHRYEDQIGDRSLPSSKHVEFSNTMKARDVNLNSRLDTISFPIAGVNNETSTALDEANQSSITGKCFSASLNNNDGASTTSSCSGSNNKVPGSLGMSTGSSNAGRCISASYGNDSVANIFGNKNSTMAYPSNMNMRPISPVVTNVDSFASRSDHSKNSDKERASNTKERMNITQHRTRNEAAFGIEGYGTDVYTGDITERSLAQFSNNLSHLKPNIPSSCALPESNTLTASNFMKGTHVQCINGSFIYTSDANNMEGSFVNKSISNNEPKGSAHDVMGKPSNNMQNFYNGTAPNCTPPAVNTSQNVNGVVSMQGNFGYMSTLVHSVGDVPRSSTTQDQCDLQLGFGGQKQHIFPGYGELRSAASGSPQLGGMARNNNLPTGSSQFGNMVRPNSLPVGSSQVGSLASSNYVQSGSSQIGRMAGPNSTPPAESSQFRRMAGPDTRPPADSSQFLHTSGSNSRPPAESQFGRVSRPNPVPAGESSLFRRMTGPDSGPPAESSQLWHMSAPNSRPPAESSQFGRIAGPNPVPLSESSQSRSMARQNFVRTSEPTLVLGNAPQMGSGPPVQSGWDLNLSRMVGGGGMIAALCVWCNSQFHHFGSVDGQQADNYGLICPSCKERVAAQRNMPNNGSWQP; this is encoded by the exons ATGGCAACGGAGCTGGTCCCCGTGGTGGACCTCCGCGCGCTCTCGCAGCCCGACCTggacgccctcgccgccgcctccgcgcacGCGGTCGCCCCGGGGACCTGCCCCGACGCCGGCCCGCTCCCGCCCCTCAACATCGACCGCGCCGTCTTCAACGAGAGCGCCGGCTCCCGCAAGCAGACCTTCTCCCGCCACCGcctcgccaccgcctcctcctcctccgccgccctccCCACCTCCCCCGCCCCGTCGGCAGGCAATGACCCCGAGAACCACCTCATCGcccaccacctccgccgcctcTTCGCCCGCGACGCCCCCGCCCGCCCGCCTTCGTCCTCCGCCCCACCtccaccccaaaccctagccgtacgCGAGCcctcgcccccgccgccgccgcggtcacCCTCCCCCGATCCCGACCGGGAGACCAGGAACTCCAAGGGCGTCTCCGTCGATCTGGTGAGGCTCGCGGGGCTCGAGGACCCGTACGGCGAGGAGCTGCAGAGGCGAACGGCTGGGCTGATGTCGGAGCACGAGCTCATGGGGTTCATCACTGGCCTGGAAGGGAAGTGGGCGAGCCAGAGACACCGGAGGAAATTCGTGGACGCGGCCTTCTTCGGGGATCACCTCCCTAGTGGCTGGAACCTGCTACTCGGGCTCAAGCGCAAGCACAACCAAGTCTGGGTGCATTGCTTGCAATACGTGAG CCCAAGAGGACATCAATTTGGTACTTGCAGAGAAGTTTCTGTTCATCTTATGTCACTTCTTGGGTATCCAGAGGCCATAACGCTTCCTATTCAGCATAACAGCCCAAAACACTTGCGTGATGATGATGGTCATGATGATAGACATGATGATGGTCATGATGATGGACATGAGGATGCTCATGATGAT CAACAAGTTCACTCAAGTGTGGATAACCAAAATGCTTTGCCAGTTACCGCGGTTAACATTTCCAGCCATTCTGGCAATTCAAATGATGATAAGGAAGATGGAAATAGAAATCCAGCAAATACTAACCAAAATGCTTTGCCAGTTACTGCGGTTAACTTTTCCAGCCATTCTGGCAATTCAAATGATGATAAGGAAGATGGAAATAGAAATCCAGCAAATACTTATCAGTGCGAAAAATGCAATTTAACTTTGCATGACCAAAGTGCCTATGATCAGCACCAGCTGTTGTTCCATAAAAAGAGGAGGGGTAAGAGACGCAAGAGGAGTAGCAAATATGGTGAGCCAATAGTAGGCAAAGATGGAAAATTTGAATGCCCTGTGTGTCACAAGAACTTTGAAGAGCAATCACGGTACTTCGGTCATGTTGGAGCCCATGCAAGGTATGAAGGGCTTACTCCTGAAGCTTTCTTAGATAAGATATTGTCAGGAAAGGCAGTCAACTACCCTGTGGGGGAGTTACAATTTACTCTTCAGGATCTTAGTGAATCAACTGAACCAAATGTCAAGACTCCGAGCGAAGCAGCATCTCTACATCAGAATTATTCAAAAGAACAAGGGCTCGATAGATCAAAAGTTAAAGAACTTTTTGGCATAAATTGTTCGGACAGTTTCAATAAGCCCAATGAAGCTTTGTGTAGACCTGAAGAGGTTACTCCTGTTACAGATGCTCGAAGTGCTTGCAAGTATGGAAACGATATGATGGATTATGCTGCTGTAACTATTCCAAAAGTAGCTCCTCAGTCCAATGATCAACTAAATGGTGGAATTAATGGCTTTGCTGTTTTTGGTAATCAGGCAGGAAGCTACCATGCTTTCAGACCTACTACCTTCGCAAGTGCTAATCACCGTTATGAGGACCAGATTGGTGATCGTAGCCTGCCTTCTTCGAAGCATGTTGAGTTCAGTAACACTATGAAAGCAAGAGATGTCAACCTTAATTCACGCCTAGACACAATATCTTTCCCGATTGCTGGTGTAAATAATGAAACATCAACTGCCCTTGATGAGGCTAATCAATCATCTATTACTGGGAAATGCTTCAGTGCCAGTTTAAATAATAATGACGGTGCATCTACTACATCATCCTGTTCTGGCTCAAACAATAAAGTACCTGGTTCCCTTGGCATGTCTACTGGATCATCTAATGCTGGCAGGTGCATCAGTGCTAGTTATGGTAATGATTCTGTTGCTAACATTTTTGGCAACAAGAACAGCACCATGGCATATCCATCTAATATGAACATGCGCCCTATCTCTCCTGTTGTGACTAATGTGGATTCTTTTGCTTCCCGCTCGGATCATTCAAAGAACAGTGACAAAGAGCGTGCATCCAACACCAAGGAACGAATGAATATCACGCAGCACAGAACAAGAAATGAAGCTGCATTCGGTATTGAAGGGTATGGGACTGATGTCTATACTGGTGATATCACTGAAAGGAGTCTTGCCCAATTTAGTAACAACTTGAGTCACCTAAAGCCCAATATTCCAAGCAGCTGTGCATTACCTGAGTCAAACACTTTGACAGCCAGTAACTTTATGAAGGGAACTCATGTCCAGTGCATCAATGGTTCTTTTATTTATACAAGTGATGCCAACAACATGGAGGGTTCTTTTGTAAATAAATCCATCAGCAATAATGAACCAAAGGGGTCTGCACATGATGTGATGGGAAAGCCGAGTAACAATATGCAAAACTTCTACAATGGGACTGCTCCTAATTGCACCCCACCTGCAGTTAACACTAGTCAGAATGTCAATGGTGTAGTATCTATGCAGGGCAATTTTGGTTACATGTCCACTCTGGTCCATTCTGTTGGTGATGTTCCAAGGAGCAGTACAACCCAAGATCAG TGTGATTTGCAACTTGGATTCGGTGGCCAGAAGCAGCACATATTCCCTGGTTATGGAGAGCTTAGATCGGCTGCATCTGGATCCCCTCAGCTTGGTGGCATGGCAAGAAATAATAATTTACCCACTGGATCTTCACAGTTTGGCAATATGGTCAGACCTAATTCTTTGCCTGTTGGATCCTCTCAGGTTGGGAGTCTGGCCAGTTCTAATTATGTGCAAAGTGGATCCTCTCAGATTGGGCGCATGGCTGGACCTAATTCTACACCTCCTGCTGAATCCTCTCAGTTTAGGCGCATGGCTGGACCTGATACAAGACCTCCTGCTGATTCCTCTCAGTTTTTGCACACGTCTGGGTCCAATTCTAGACCTCCTGCAGAATCTCAGTTTGGACGCGTGTCCAGACCTAATCCTGTACCTGCCGGAGAATCCTCTCTGTTTAGGCGCATGACCGGACCTGATTCTGGACCTCCTGCTGAATCCTCTCAGTTGTGGCACATGTCTGCACCCAATTCTAGACCTCCTGCTGAATCCTCTCAGTTTGGGCGCATTGCCGGACCTAATCCTGTACCTCTGAGCGAATCCTCTCAGTCCAGGAGCATGGCCAGGCAGAATTTTGTAAGGACTTCCGAGCCAACTTTAGTGTTGGGGAATGCGCCACAGATGGGAAGTGGCCCTCCGGTCCAATCAGGATGGGATCTGAACTTGTCAAGGATGGTCGGTGGAGGAGGCATGATAGCAGCACTATGTGTATGGTGCAACAGCCAGTTCCACCATTTTGGCTCGGTTGACGGACAGCAGGCTGATAACTATGGGCTCATTTGCCCGTCATGCAAGGAGAGGGTGGCTGCTCAGCGCAATATGCCCAATAATGGCTCGTGGCAACCCTGA
- the LOC124671761 gene encoding uncharacterized protein LOC124671761 isoform X3: MATELVPVVDLRALSQPDLDALAAASAHAVAPGTCPDAGPLPPLNIDRAVFNESAGSRKQTFSRHRLATASSSSAALPTSPAPSAGNDPENHLIAHHLRRLFARDAPARPPSSSAPPPPQTLAVREPSPPPPPRSPSPDPDRETRNSKGVSVDLVRLAGLEDPYGEELQRRTAGLMSEHELMGFITGLEGKWASQRHRRKFVDAAFFGDHLPSGWNLLLGLKRKHNQVWVHCLQYVSPRGHQFGTCREVSVHLMSLLGYPEAITLPIQHNSPKHLRDDDGHDDRHDDGHDDGHEDAHDDAVGFQQQVHSSVDNQNALPVTAVNISSHSGNSNDDKEDGNRNPANTNQNALPVTAVNFSSHSGNSNDDKEDGNRNPANTYQCEKCNLTLHDQSAYDQHQLLFHKKRRGKRRKRSSKYGEPIVGKDGKFECPVCHKNFEEQSRYFGHVGAHARYEGLTPEAFLDKILSGKAVNYPVGELQFTLQDLSESTEPNVKTPSEAASLHQNYSKEQGLDRSKVKELFGINCSDSFNKPNEALCRPEEVTPVTDARSACKYGNDMMDYAAVTIPKVAPQSNDQLNGGINGFAVFGNQAGSYHAFRPTTFASANHRYEDQIGDRSLPSSKHVEFSNTMKARDVNLNSRLDTISFPIAGVNNETSTALDEANQSSITGKCFSASLNNNDGASTTSSCSGSNNKVPGSLGMSTGSSNAGRCISASYGNDSVANIFGNKNSTMAYPSNMNMRPISPVVTNVDSFASRSDHSKNSDKERASNTKERMNITQHRTRNEAAFGIEGYGTDVYTGDITERSLAQFSNNLSHLKPNIPSSCALPESNTLTASNFMKGTHVQCINGSFIYTSDANNMEGSFVNKSISNNEPKGSAHDVMGKPSNNMQNFYNGTAPNCTPPAVNTSQNVNGVVSMQGNFGYMSTLVHSVGDVPRSSTTQDQCDLQLGFGGQKQHIFPGYGELRSAASGSPQLGGMVGSLASSNYVQSGSSQIGRMAGPNSTPPAESSQFRRMAGPDTRPPADSSQFLHTSGSNSRPPAESQFGRVSRPNPVPAGESSLFRRMTGPDSGPPAESSQLWHMSAPNSRPPAESSQFGRIAGPNPVPLSESSQSRSMARQNFVRTSEPTLVLGNAPQMGSGPPVQSGWDLNLSRMVGGGGMIAALCVWCNSQFHHFGSVDGQQADNYGLICPSCKERVAAQRNMPNNGSWQP, from the exons ATGGCAACGGAGCTGGTCCCCGTGGTGGACCTCCGCGCGCTCTCGCAGCCCGACCTggacgccctcgccgccgcctccgcgcacGCGGTCGCCCCGGGGACCTGCCCCGACGCCGGCCCGCTCCCGCCCCTCAACATCGACCGCGCCGTCTTCAACGAGAGCGCCGGCTCCCGCAAGCAGACCTTCTCCCGCCACCGcctcgccaccgcctcctcctcctccgccgccctccCCACCTCCCCCGCCCCGTCGGCAGGCAATGACCCCGAGAACCACCTCATCGcccaccacctccgccgcctcTTCGCCCGCGACGCCCCCGCCCGCCCGCCTTCGTCCTCCGCCCCACCtccaccccaaaccctagccgtacgCGAGCcctcgcccccgccgccgccgcggtcacCCTCCCCCGATCCCGACCGGGAGACCAGGAACTCCAAGGGCGTCTCCGTCGATCTGGTGAGGCTCGCGGGGCTCGAGGACCCGTACGGCGAGGAGCTGCAGAGGCGAACGGCTGGGCTGATGTCGGAGCACGAGCTCATGGGGTTCATCACTGGCCTGGAAGGGAAGTGGGCGAGCCAGAGACACCGGAGGAAATTCGTGGACGCGGCCTTCTTCGGGGATCACCTCCCTAGTGGCTGGAACCTGCTACTCGGGCTCAAGCGCAAGCACAACCAAGTCTGGGTGCATTGCTTGCAATACGTGAG CCCAAGAGGACATCAATTTGGTACTTGCAGAGAAGTTTCTGTTCATCTTATGTCACTTCTTGGGTATCCAGAGGCCATAACGCTTCCTATTCAGCATAACAGCCCAAAACACTTGCGTGATGATGATGGTCATGATGATAGACATGATGATGGTCATGATGATGGACATGAGGATGCTCATGATGAT GCTGTAGGTTTCCAGCAACAAGTTCACTCAAGTGTGGATAACCAAAATGCTTTGCCAGTTACCGCGGTTAACATTTCCAGCCATTCTGGCAATTCAAATGATGATAAGGAAGATGGAAATAGAAATCCAGCAAATACTAACCAAAATGCTTTGCCAGTTACTGCGGTTAACTTTTCCAGCCATTCTGGCAATTCAAATGATGATAAGGAAGATGGAAATAGAAATCCAGCAAATACTTATCAGTGCGAAAAATGCAATTTAACTTTGCATGACCAAAGTGCCTATGATCAGCACCAGCTGTTGTTCCATAAAAAGAGGAGGGGTAAGAGACGCAAGAGGAGTAGCAAATATGGTGAGCCAATAGTAGGCAAAGATGGAAAATTTGAATGCCCTGTGTGTCACAAGAACTTTGAAGAGCAATCACGGTACTTCGGTCATGTTGGAGCCCATGCAAGGTATGAAGGGCTTACTCCTGAAGCTTTCTTAGATAAGATATTGTCAGGAAAGGCAGTCAACTACCCTGTGGGGGAGTTACAATTTACTCTTCAGGATCTTAGTGAATCAACTGAACCAAATGTCAAGACTCCGAGCGAAGCAGCATCTCTACATCAGAATTATTCAAAAGAACAAGGGCTCGATAGATCAAAAGTTAAAGAACTTTTTGGCATAAATTGTTCGGACAGTTTCAATAAGCCCAATGAAGCTTTGTGTAGACCTGAAGAGGTTACTCCTGTTACAGATGCTCGAAGTGCTTGCAAGTATGGAAACGATATGATGGATTATGCTGCTGTAACTATTCCAAAAGTAGCTCCTCAGTCCAATGATCAACTAAATGGTGGAATTAATGGCTTTGCTGTTTTTGGTAATCAGGCAGGAAGCTACCATGCTTTCAGACCTACTACCTTCGCAAGTGCTAATCACCGTTATGAGGACCAGATTGGTGATCGTAGCCTGCCTTCTTCGAAGCATGTTGAGTTCAGTAACACTATGAAAGCAAGAGATGTCAACCTTAATTCACGCCTAGACACAATATCTTTCCCGATTGCTGGTGTAAATAATGAAACATCAACTGCCCTTGATGAGGCTAATCAATCATCTATTACTGGGAAATGCTTCAGTGCCAGTTTAAATAATAATGACGGTGCATCTACTACATCATCCTGTTCTGGCTCAAACAATAAAGTACCTGGTTCCCTTGGCATGTCTACTGGATCATCTAATGCTGGCAGGTGCATCAGTGCTAGTTATGGTAATGATTCTGTTGCTAACATTTTTGGCAACAAGAACAGCACCATGGCATATCCATCTAATATGAACATGCGCCCTATCTCTCCTGTTGTGACTAATGTGGATTCTTTTGCTTCCCGCTCGGATCATTCAAAGAACAGTGACAAAGAGCGTGCATCCAACACCAAGGAACGAATGAATATCACGCAGCACAGAACAAGAAATGAAGCTGCATTCGGTATTGAAGGGTATGGGACTGATGTCTATACTGGTGATATCACTGAAAGGAGTCTTGCCCAATTTAGTAACAACTTGAGTCACCTAAAGCCCAATATTCCAAGCAGCTGTGCATTACCTGAGTCAAACACTTTGACAGCCAGTAACTTTATGAAGGGAACTCATGTCCAGTGCATCAATGGTTCTTTTATTTATACAAGTGATGCCAACAACATGGAGGGTTCTTTTGTAAATAAATCCATCAGCAATAATGAACCAAAGGGGTCTGCACATGATGTGATGGGAAAGCCGAGTAACAATATGCAAAACTTCTACAATGGGACTGCTCCTAATTGCACCCCACCTGCAGTTAACACTAGTCAGAATGTCAATGGTGTAGTATCTATGCAGGGCAATTTTGGTTACATGTCCACTCTGGTCCATTCTGTTGGTGATGTTCCAAGGAGCAGTACAACCCAAGATCAG TGTGATTTGCAACTTGGATTCGGTGGCCAGAAGCAGCACATATTCCCTGGTTATGGAGAGCTTAGATCGGCTGCATCTGGATCCCCTCAGCTTGGTGGCATG GTTGGGAGTCTGGCCAGTTCTAATTATGTGCAAAGTGGATCCTCTCAGATTGGGCGCATGGCTGGACCTAATTCTACACCTCCTGCTGAATCCTCTCAGTTTAGGCGCATGGCTGGACCTGATACAAGACCTCCTGCTGATTCCTCTCAGTTTTTGCACACGTCTGGGTCCAATTCTAGACCTCCTGCAGAATCTCAGTTTGGACGCGTGTCCAGACCTAATCCTGTACCTGCCGGAGAATCCTCTCTGTTTAGGCGCATGACCGGACCTGATTCTGGACCTCCTGCTGAATCCTCTCAGTTGTGGCACATGTCTGCACCCAATTCTAGACCTCCTGCTGAATCCTCTCAGTTTGGGCGCATTGCCGGACCTAATCCTGTACCTCTGAGCGAATCCTCTCAGTCCAGGAGCATGGCCAGGCAGAATTTTGTAAGGACTTCCGAGCCAACTTTAGTGTTGGGGAATGCGCCACAGATGGGAAGTGGCCCTCCGGTCCAATCAGGATGGGATCTGAACTTGTCAAGGATGGTCGGTGGAGGAGGCATGATAGCAGCACTATGTGTATGGTGCAACAGCCAGTTCCACCATTTTGGCTCGGTTGACGGACAGCAGGCTGATAACTATGGGCTCATTTGCCCGTCATGCAAGGAGAGGGTGGCTGCTCAGCGCAATATGCCCAATAATGGCTCGTGGCAACCCTGA
- the LOC124671761 gene encoding uncharacterized protein LOC124671761 isoform X1 translates to MATELVPVVDLRALSQPDLDALAAASAHAVAPGTCPDAGPLPPLNIDRAVFNESAGSRKQTFSRHRLATASSSSAALPTSPAPSAGNDPENHLIAHHLRRLFARDAPARPPSSSAPPPPQTLAVREPSPPPPPRSPSPDPDRETRNSKGVSVDLVRLAGLEDPYGEELQRRTAGLMSEHELMGFITGLEGKWASQRHRRKFVDAAFFGDHLPSGWNLLLGLKRKHNQVWVHCLQYVSPRGHQFGTCREVSVHLMSLLGYPEAITLPIQHNSPKHLRDDDGHDDRHDDGHDDGHEDAHDDAVGFQQQVHSSVDNQNALPVTAVNISSHSGNSNDDKEDGNRNPANTNQNALPVTAVNFSSHSGNSNDDKEDGNRNPANTYQCEKCNLTLHDQSAYDQHQLLFHKKRRGKRRKRSSKYGEPIVGKDGKFECPVCHKNFEEQSRYFGHVGAHARYEGLTPEAFLDKILSGKAVNYPVGELQFTLQDLSESTEPNVKTPSEAASLHQNYSKEQGLDRSKVKELFGINCSDSFNKPNEALCRPEEVTPVTDARSACKYGNDMMDYAAVTIPKVAPQSNDQLNGGINGFAVFGNQAGSYHAFRPTTFASANHRYEDQIGDRSLPSSKHVEFSNTMKARDVNLNSRLDTISFPIAGVNNETSTALDEANQSSITGKCFSASLNNNDGASTTSSCSGSNNKVPGSLGMSTGSSNAGRCISASYGNDSVANIFGNKNSTMAYPSNMNMRPISPVVTNVDSFASRSDHSKNSDKERASNTKERMNITQHRTRNEAAFGIEGYGTDVYTGDITERSLAQFSNNLSHLKPNIPSSCALPESNTLTASNFMKGTHVQCINGSFIYTSDANNMEGSFVNKSISNNEPKGSAHDVMGKPSNNMQNFYNGTAPNCTPPAVNTSQNVNGVVSMQGNFGYMSTLVHSVGDVPRSSTTQDQCDLQLGFGGQKQHIFPGYGELRSAASGSPQLGGMARNNNLPTGSSQFGNMVRPNSLPVGSSQVGSLASSNYVQSGSSQIGRMAGPNSTPPAESSQFRRMAGPDTRPPADSSQFLHTSGSNSRPPAESQFGRVSRPNPVPAGESSLFRRMTGPDSGPPAESSQLWHMSAPNSRPPAESSQFGRIAGPNPVPLSESSQSRSMARQNFVRTSEPTLVLGNAPQMGSGPPVQSGWDLNLSRMVGGGGMIAALCVWCNSQFHHFGSVDGQQADNYGLICPSCKERVAAQRNMPNNGSWQP, encoded by the exons ATGGCAACGGAGCTGGTCCCCGTGGTGGACCTCCGCGCGCTCTCGCAGCCCGACCTggacgccctcgccgccgcctccgcgcacGCGGTCGCCCCGGGGACCTGCCCCGACGCCGGCCCGCTCCCGCCCCTCAACATCGACCGCGCCGTCTTCAACGAGAGCGCCGGCTCCCGCAAGCAGACCTTCTCCCGCCACCGcctcgccaccgcctcctcctcctccgccgccctccCCACCTCCCCCGCCCCGTCGGCAGGCAATGACCCCGAGAACCACCTCATCGcccaccacctccgccgcctcTTCGCCCGCGACGCCCCCGCCCGCCCGCCTTCGTCCTCCGCCCCACCtccaccccaaaccctagccgtacgCGAGCcctcgcccccgccgccgccgcggtcacCCTCCCCCGATCCCGACCGGGAGACCAGGAACTCCAAGGGCGTCTCCGTCGATCTGGTGAGGCTCGCGGGGCTCGAGGACCCGTACGGCGAGGAGCTGCAGAGGCGAACGGCTGGGCTGATGTCGGAGCACGAGCTCATGGGGTTCATCACTGGCCTGGAAGGGAAGTGGGCGAGCCAGAGACACCGGAGGAAATTCGTGGACGCGGCCTTCTTCGGGGATCACCTCCCTAGTGGCTGGAACCTGCTACTCGGGCTCAAGCGCAAGCACAACCAAGTCTGGGTGCATTGCTTGCAATACGTGAG CCCAAGAGGACATCAATTTGGTACTTGCAGAGAAGTTTCTGTTCATCTTATGTCACTTCTTGGGTATCCAGAGGCCATAACGCTTCCTATTCAGCATAACAGCCCAAAACACTTGCGTGATGATGATGGTCATGATGATAGACATGATGATGGTCATGATGATGGACATGAGGATGCTCATGATGAT GCTGTAGGTTTCCAGCAACAAGTTCACTCAAGTGTGGATAACCAAAATGCTTTGCCAGTTACCGCGGTTAACATTTCCAGCCATTCTGGCAATTCAAATGATGATAAGGAAGATGGAAATAGAAATCCAGCAAATACTAACCAAAATGCTTTGCCAGTTACTGCGGTTAACTTTTCCAGCCATTCTGGCAATTCAAATGATGATAAGGAAGATGGAAATAGAAATCCAGCAAATACTTATCAGTGCGAAAAATGCAATTTAACTTTGCATGACCAAAGTGCCTATGATCAGCACCAGCTGTTGTTCCATAAAAAGAGGAGGGGTAAGAGACGCAAGAGGAGTAGCAAATATGGTGAGCCAATAGTAGGCAAAGATGGAAAATTTGAATGCCCTGTGTGTCACAAGAACTTTGAAGAGCAATCACGGTACTTCGGTCATGTTGGAGCCCATGCAAGGTATGAAGGGCTTACTCCTGAAGCTTTCTTAGATAAGATATTGTCAGGAAAGGCAGTCAACTACCCTGTGGGGGAGTTACAATTTACTCTTCAGGATCTTAGTGAATCAACTGAACCAAATGTCAAGACTCCGAGCGAAGCAGCATCTCTACATCAGAATTATTCAAAAGAACAAGGGCTCGATAGATCAAAAGTTAAAGAACTTTTTGGCATAAATTGTTCGGACAGTTTCAATAAGCCCAATGAAGCTTTGTGTAGACCTGAAGAGGTTACTCCTGTTACAGATGCTCGAAGTGCTTGCAAGTATGGAAACGATATGATGGATTATGCTGCTGTAACTATTCCAAAAGTAGCTCCTCAGTCCAATGATCAACTAAATGGTGGAATTAATGGCTTTGCTGTTTTTGGTAATCAGGCAGGAAGCTACCATGCTTTCAGACCTACTACCTTCGCAAGTGCTAATCACCGTTATGAGGACCAGATTGGTGATCGTAGCCTGCCTTCTTCGAAGCATGTTGAGTTCAGTAACACTATGAAAGCAAGAGATGTCAACCTTAATTCACGCCTAGACACAATATCTTTCCCGATTGCTGGTGTAAATAATGAAACATCAACTGCCCTTGATGAGGCTAATCAATCATCTATTACTGGGAAATGCTTCAGTGCCAGTTTAAATAATAATGACGGTGCATCTACTACATCATCCTGTTCTGGCTCAAACAATAAAGTACCTGGTTCCCTTGGCATGTCTACTGGATCATCTAATGCTGGCAGGTGCATCAGTGCTAGTTATGGTAATGATTCTGTTGCTAACATTTTTGGCAACAAGAACAGCACCATGGCATATCCATCTAATATGAACATGCGCCCTATCTCTCCTGTTGTGACTAATGTGGATTCTTTTGCTTCCCGCTCGGATCATTCAAAGAACAGTGACAAAGAGCGTGCATCCAACACCAAGGAACGAATGAATATCACGCAGCACAGAACAAGAAATGAAGCTGCATTCGGTATTGAAGGGTATGGGACTGATGTCTATACTGGTGATATCACTGAAAGGAGTCTTGCCCAATTTAGTAACAACTTGAGTCACCTAAAGCCCAATATTCCAAGCAGCTGTGCATTACCTGAGTCAAACACTTTGACAGCCAGTAACTTTATGAAGGGAACTCATGTCCAGTGCATCAATGGTTCTTTTATTTATACAAGTGATGCCAACAACATGGAGGGTTCTTTTGTAAATAAATCCATCAGCAATAATGAACCAAAGGGGTCTGCACATGATGTGATGGGAAAGCCGAGTAACAATATGCAAAACTTCTACAATGGGACTGCTCCTAATTGCACCCCACCTGCAGTTAACACTAGTCAGAATGTCAATGGTGTAGTATCTATGCAGGGCAATTTTGGTTACATGTCCACTCTGGTCCATTCTGTTGGTGATGTTCCAAGGAGCAGTACAACCCAAGATCAG TGTGATTTGCAACTTGGATTCGGTGGCCAGAAGCAGCACATATTCCCTGGTTATGGAGAGCTTAGATCGGCTGCATCTGGATCCCCTCAGCTTGGTGGCATGGCAAGAAATAATAATTTACCCACTGGATCTTCACAGTTTGGCAATATGGTCAGACCTAATTCTTTGCCTGTTGGATCCTCTCAGGTTGGGAGTCTGGCCAGTTCTAATTATGTGCAAAGTGGATCCTCTCAGATTGGGCGCATGGCTGGACCTAATTCTACACCTCCTGCTGAATCCTCTCAGTTTAGGCGCATGGCTGGACCTGATACAAGACCTCCTGCTGATTCCTCTCAGTTTTTGCACACGTCTGGGTCCAATTCTAGACCTCCTGCAGAATCTCAGTTTGGACGCGTGTCCAGACCTAATCCTGTACCTGCCGGAGAATCCTCTCTGTTTAGGCGCATGACCGGACCTGATTCTGGACCTCCTGCTGAATCCTCTCAGTTGTGGCACATGTCTGCACCCAATTCTAGACCTCCTGCTGAATCCTCTCAGTTTGGGCGCATTGCCGGACCTAATCCTGTACCTCTGAGCGAATCCTCTCAGTCCAGGAGCATGGCCAGGCAGAATTTTGTAAGGACTTCCGAGCCAACTTTAGTGTTGGGGAATGCGCCACAGATGGGAAGTGGCCCTCCGGTCCAATCAGGATGGGATCTGAACTTGTCAAGGATGGTCGGTGGAGGAGGCATGATAGCAGCACTATGTGTATGGTGCAACAGCCAGTTCCACCATTTTGGCTCGGTTGACGGACAGCAGGCTGATAACTATGGGCTCATTTGCCCGTCATGCAAGGAGAGGGTGGCTGCTCAGCGCAATATGCCCAATAATGGCTCGTGGCAACCCTGA